CCTCCAGCACCTGCCGCAGCGGACGCACGGCGTCCTCATGCAAGATGACGGCGAGGTCGGCGGCCGCCACGGCCCCCTGCAGTGCGGCGCTGTCGACGGCGGGGCGGACTTCGGGAATCCAAGCACGGCGCGCCTGCTTGGCCGCGGCGGTAACCACCGATTGCCACTTGGCATGGGCCTTGGCCGCACGGTCCGCCTTCCAGCGGACAATCGAGCGTTCAGCCTGCCAGGGCACCACGGCGTCGATCCCCAGCTCAGTGGCGGTCTCGGCGGCCAATTCATCCCGGTCGCCTTTCGCGAGGGCCTGGACCAGGACCAGCCGGGTCCCGGGCCGGGGTTCATCGGCCAGGACGGCGCACTTCACCGTCAGTTCGGCGGCTGCGACAGCCGCCACGGCGCCGGTGAGCCGCTTTCCGGCGCCGTCGGCGATGTCAACGGACTCCCCGATGCCGAGGCGCTTAACCGTCACCGCATGGCGCGCCTCCGGACCGTCAAGGACAAAGAGCGATCCCGGGGCCAGCCCGTCCAGGGTACCGGGGGCAGTAAAAAAGACCGGGTTACTCACGCCTACAGGTTACCGAACCGGTCCCGCAGCTTGGCGAAGACCCCGCCGCTCGCGGCAAGCTTCCCTTCGCTGAACTGTTCGCCGCGCAACTTGGCCAACTGCCGAAGCAAATCCTCCTGGGCGGCGTCGAGCCGGGCGGGGGTGTCGACCTGAAGATGAACCTTCAGGTCCCCGCGGCCGTAGCCGCGCAGGTGGGTTACGCCGAGGCCCCTAAGTGTCATAACTTCACCGGACTGGGTGCCGGCCTTGACGTCAATCTCCTGCTGGCCGTCGAAGGTGTCGAGGGTCAGTTCGGTGCCGAGTGCGGCCGCCGTCATCGGGATGCTCAGGCTCGCGTGCAGGTCGTCGCCGTCGCGAATGTAGGTGGCGTCCTCCTTGACCCGGATCTCGACGTAGAGGTCCCCGGCGGGACCGCCGGCAGGTCCGGCCTCGCCCTGGCCGGAGAGCTGGATGCGGGTGCCGGTGGCGACGCCGGCGGGGACCTTCACGGTCAGGGACCGACGGCTGCGAATCCGGCCCTGGCCGGCACATTCGTTGCAGGGATCCTTGATGACCGTACCGAAGCCCTCGCAGGAACCGCAGGGTGCCGTGGTCATCACCTGGCCGAGGATGGAACGGACAGCGCGCTGCACCTGGCCGCTGCCGCCGCAGATGTCGCAGCGTTCCGGGTGGCTGCCTTCGCGGCAGCAGGAACCCTCACAGCTGGGACAGGTGACGGCCGTGTCGACTTCGAGCTTCTTGTTGACGCCGAAAACGGCGTCGCGGAGCTCGATCCGGACGCTGATCAGGGCGTCCTGGCCGCGGCGGATCCTGGATGCCGGTCCGGCCTGGCCGCCGGCACCGAAGAACGTCTCGAAAATGTCCTGGAAAGCGAAGCCCTGGCCGGAGTAGCTGCCGCCGCCGGAGCCGTTGGCGTTGCCGTTTTCGTTGCCCGTGGTGTCGTAGATCCGGCGCTTCTGCGGATCGGAGAGTACCTCGTAGGCGTGCGTGACCGCCTTGAACCGCTCAGAGGCGTCGTCCCCCGGGTTCACGTCCGGGTGGAGGGTCCGCGCCAGCTTGCGGTAAGCCTTCTTGATCTCTTCTCCCGTGGCTTCGCGGGAGACTCCAAGAACGTCGTAGTGGCTGCTCAAAGTTGTTATCTCTTCCTGGTAGTACTGCCTGTTAAGGGGCACGAAGTCTGATGCCGGCCCCGCGGGCCGGTCGGTTGCGGGTGGACGCGGTCCGTCAGGGACCGAGAATCCGGGAAAGGTAGCGTGCGACCGCCCGGACGGCGGCCATGGTCGTCGGGTAATCCATCCGGGTGGGGCCCAGCACTCCGACTTTCGCCGTCGCGTCCGGGCCGTAGCCGGTGGCCACCACCGAGGCCTCGGCGAGTCCGTCGTAAGGATTTTCTCTGCCGATGCTCACCGTCACGCCCCGGGGGTCAGCTGCCATGTCGCCGAGCAGGCGAAGCATCACCACCTGTTCCTCCAGGGCTTCCAGCACGGGGCCGATGCTCAGCGGGAAGTCCACGTTTGACCGGGCCAGGTTCGCGGTTCCGGCCATGACCATCCGGTCCTCGCGGCTGCTGGCGGCCAGAGCCTCAATGCCGCGGGCCAGCGCCTGGGCGGCGCTGCGACGCGCGGGCGGGCAGTTGCCGATCACCGAGTGCAGCGACTGCGGCAAGAGGTTCAGCGGGGTCCCTGAGATGCCGCCGAGGAACCGCGTGCGCAGCTCCGACAAGGCCTCATCCGAAAGATCGTGCCCCACGTCAATGACGCGTTGCTCCACCTTCCCGGTGTCCGCGATGAGCACCGCAAGTACTTTACGGGGCGCCAGCAGGACAAATTCGACGTGCCGCACCTTGGCCCGGCTCAGATGGGGGTACTGCACAACGGCGACCTGGTTGGTCAGCTGCGAGAGCAGCCGCACGGTCCGGTCCAGGACGTCGTCGAGGTCCTCAGAGCCTTCCAGCAGGGCCTGGATGGCCCGGCGTTCGGCCGGCGAAAGCCGTTTGACCGCCGAAATCTGGTCCACAAAAAGCCGGTAGCCCTTGTCCGTCGGGATTCGCCCGGCACTGGTGTGCGGTGCCGTAATGAGCCCCTCGTCCTCCAGGGCCGCCATGTCGTTGCGGATCGTGGCACTGGACACGCCGAGGTGGTGCCGCTCCACGAGGGCTTTGGATCCCACGGGTTCGCGTGAATGGACGTAGTCTTCCACGATGGCGCGCAGCACTTCGAGTTTGCGTGGTTCGCTCACGCTCCACCTCCTGTCGACCGTCCCGCATTCGATGCCACCGCCCGCCGCACGCGCCGGACACACAGTGGCCGGGCACACAGTGGCTAGCACTCGACATGCCTAAGTGCTAACCAGTCTAATATGAGTCGCCGCGTTGTTAGCATTGAATTCGCTTCGGGCGTTCTTCCCGGGGCAGGTGTTTTGGGGCACAGCCCACCGAGCGCAAAGCAGTGTGTAACCGATGTCGTACCAGAACTGGGGGCCCCAGGACCTGTCCGCGCCCGCCAAAACCCAACTACCCGAAGTCGCCGTCGAGCGCGGAATGGTGCTCGAAGATGTGCAGTCCGGCTGGGTCGGCGCCGTGACCCGGGTGGAGAAGTCCGGCGGGATGCACGTCGTCGCCCTGGAAGACCGCCGGGGGAAGTCCCGGTCCTTTCGCCTCGGCTTCGGTTTTCTGCTGGAAGGCCAGCCGATCCGGCTGATGCCGCCGGCGCCCCGCGGGAGCGCGGCGGCCGCCGGGGCCCGCACCGCCTCGGGTTCCGTCCGCGTGGCGGGCCAGCGCGCCCAGATTGCCAAAGCCAGCCGGATCTGGGTGGAAGGCAAACACGACGCCGAACTCGTCGAAAAGGTCTGGGGTGACGATCTTCGGGTCGAGGGTATCGTCGTGGAGCCGTTGCATGGCATTGACGACCTCAGCGGGGCGGTGGCTGCCTTCCGGCCCGGCCCCGGACGCCGCCTCGGTGTGCTGGTGGACCACCTGGTGCCCGATTCCAAGGAATCCAGGATCGCGGCGGCCGTGATGGCCTCCCCCGGGGCGGCCGGAAACGTCCTGATCGTTGGCCACCCCTACGTCGATGTCTGGCAGGCCATCCGGCCCGCGGTCCTGGGGATCGAGAAGTGGCCGGTAATCCCCCGCGGTGTGGACTGGAAGACGGGTATCCTGACCGCGTTCGGCTGGCCGCACAGCACCAAGGAAGACATTGGCCTGGGCTGGCAGAAACTCCTCGGCACGGTCCACAACTACGCTGACCTCGAACCCTCCCTGCTGGGCCGGGTCGAGGAGGTCATCGACTTCCTGACCGTCCCCTGAACGCCGCCGCCGGACATTCCTGCCAGCGGGCCGATCCGTGATTGCGCGCACCAGCACGTATTCTTGGTATGGCGGTTGCGCTTCCGGCGCAGCAGCGGCATTTCCAGGCACCAAGGCACCACCGCAATCCGAAGGAAAACACCGTGGCAGATGAAGCACGCGAGCATAACGGCGACAAGGCTGGCTATGGCCGGCCCCCTTACCATGGCGTTCCCGCCAACGCGCTGCCGCTGACGGCCGGCGAGGACCGGCAATGGGCCACCTTGGCTCATTTCGGCGGCATCCTCGGTTGCGTGCCCTCGTTGCTGATCTACCTGATCTTCAAGGACCGCGGACCGTTCACGGCGCAGGAGTCCAAAGAAGCCCTCAATTTCACGCTTCCCCCGACAATTGCTGCCGTCGTGTGCAACCTCCTGGTCTTTATCCCGGTAGTGGGCAACATTTTCGCCGTGCTTGCCACTCTGATCTGGATCGCCGTCACCTGCTTTTCGGTCGCAGCCGGAATCCACGTCAACCGCGGCCAGCCGCACCGCTACGAGTTCAACTTCCGCTTTATCAAATAGGGCCCCGGGCACGCAGGGTTAGTCCGGCAGGATCCTGCGGACCACTGCGTCCGCCAGCAGGCGGCCTTTGAGCGTGAGGATGAGGCTGCCGTGGAAGGCCGCGACGGGCTCCACCAGGCCATCGGCGATGAGTCCCGCGACAGCATGCCGCCCGGTATCCCCCAGTCCGCCCAGACTGGCAATGTCCAGCCCTGAGTTCAGCCGCGCTTCGAGCATCACGCGCTCGACGTTGCGGGTCGCAGAATCAAGGGTCTCCCGGCCGGCTGCCGGGGAAAGCCCGGAACCCATCCGATTGGCGTAGGCAGTGGGGTGCTTCACGTTCCACCAGCGCACACCGCCCACGTGCGAGTGAGCGCCCGGGCCGACTCCCCACCAGTCATCGCCCCGCCAATAGGCGAGATTATGCCGGCAGGCCTGTTCCGGGCTGCGGGACCAGTTGCTGACCTCGTACCAGGACAGTCCAGCGGCGGAGATGAGTTCGTCGGCCAGTTCGTACTTTGCCGCATGGTCGTCGTCGTCAATTCCCGCTACCTCGCCACGGCGGATTTGCGCGGCAAGCTTCGTGCCATCCTCGATGATCAGTGCGTAGGCGCTGATGTGGTCAGGCTGATAGGACAACGCGGTCTCCAGCGAGAAGCGCCAGTCGGCCAGCGACTCCCCCGGCGTTCCGTAGATCAGGTCCAGGCTGACGGCGAGCCCGGCCTCCCGCGCCCATTGAACGGCCCGGGGAACCCGGCTGGGAGTGTGGGTGCGGTCCAGTACCTTAAGGACATGCGGCACCGCAGACTGCATGCCGAACGACACCCGGGTGAATCCGGCGTTGGCCAGCAGCTGAAGGGATTCGGGGGTGACCGAGTCCGGGTTCGCCTCAGTGGTGACCTCGGCCCCGGGCGCCAGGCCCCACGCCCCGATGGCGGCGGCAAGGATTCGGGCCAGGTCCCCGGCGGGGAGCAGTGTCGGCGTTCCGCCGCCGAAGAAGACAGTGCTCAGCGGGCGGGGCGGCAGGCCGCTGGCCGCCAGGACCGCCGCCGCAAAGGAAACTTCTGCCACCGCCGTGCCGGCGTAGGCGTCCTGCGAGGCGCCGCCACCGAGCTCCGTGGCGGTATAGGTGTTGAAGTCGCAGTAACCGCAGCGCACGGCGCAGAACGGGATATGCACGTACAGCCCAAAATCCCGGGAAGCGGCACCCTCCAGTGCCTGGCCGGGCAGCAGCCCGTCCGGTGGCGCCGGATCGCCCAGCGGAAGGACGCTAGGCACGGGCCGGGCCCGTCTGCCGTGGAACAGTCGTTGCTGGCACCGTTACTTCTTGGCCTTATCCTTGGACTCATCCGTGGTGAGGGCGGCGATAAAGGCTTCCTGCGGGACCTCCACACGGCCCACCATCTTCATGCGTTTTTTGCCTTCCTTCTGCTTTTCCAGCAGTTTGCGCTTTCGGGTGATGTCACCGCCGTAGCACTTGGCGAGCACGTCCTTGCGGATCGCGCGGATGCTTTCCCGGGCAATGATGCGGGAGCCAATGGCGGCCTGGATGGGAACCTCGAACTGCTGGCGCGGAATGAGTTCGCGCAGCTTGCCGGTCATCATCACGCCGTAGGCGTAGGCCTTGTCCCGGTGGGTGATGGCGCTGAAAGCATCCACCTGTTCGCCCTGGAGCATAATGTCGACCTTGACCAGGTCAGCGACCTGGTCCCCGTCCGCTTTCCAGTCCAGCGACCCGTAGCCGCGGGTCTTGGACTTGAGGATGTCAAAGAAATCAAAGACGATCTCGGCCAACGGCAGACGGTACCGGATTTCCACCCGGTCCTCGGAGAGGTAGTCCATGCCGCCCATCACGCCGCGCCGGCTCTGGCACAGCTCCATGATGGCCCCGACAAACTCGTTCGGCGCCAGGATGGTGGCGGCGACCATAGGCTCACGGACCTCGGCGATCTTGCCGCTGGGGTATTCACTGGGGTTGGTGACGTGGACGACCTTCTTGTCCTCCAGGGTTACCTCGTACTCCACGTTCGGAGCGGTGGAGATCAGGTCGAGGTTGTATTCGCGTTCCAAACGCTCCCTGGTGATTTCCAGGTGCAGCAGCCCCAGGAAGCCGACTCGGAACCCGAATCCCAGCGCCGCGGACGTCTCCGGCTCGTAGACCAGGGCGGCATCGTTGAGCATCAGCTTCTCCAACGCATCGCGGAGCACCGGGTAGTCCGTGCCGTCCAGGGGATACAGGCCGGAGAAGACCATCGGCTTGGCATCGGCATAGCCGGGAAGTGATTCGCTGGCCGGCTTGGCCAGGTTGGTGACGGTGTCGCCGACCTTGGACAGGCGGACGTCCTTGACACCGGTGATGAGGTAGCCCACCTCGCCGACACCGAGGCCCTTGGAGGGGGTTGGCTCCGGGGAGCTGACACCAATCTCGAGGAGTTCATGGGTGGCACGGGTGGACATCATCTGGATGCGTTCGCGGGGGTGCAGCATGCCGTCAACCACGCGGACGTAGGTAACTACGCCGCGGTAGGTGTCGTAGACGGAGTCGAAGATCATGGCGCGCGCGGGAGCGTTGGGATCGCCCACCGGAGCCGGCAGGTCTCGGACGATCTTATCCAGCAGAACCTCCACGCCCATACCCGTCTTGCCGGACACCCGGAGCACATCGTCGGGCTCGCCGCCGATCAGGTTGGCGAGTTCCGCCGCGTACTTCTCGGGCTGGGCTGCGGGAAGGTCGATCTTGTTCAGGACCGGAATGATCGTAAGGTTGTTCTCCATCGCCAGGTAAAGATTGGCCAGGGTCTGGGCCTCGATGCCCTGCGCAGCGTCGACCAGAAGGATCGCGCCTTCACACGCCGCGAGCGAGCGGGAGACCTCGTAGGTGAAGTCGACGTGTCCCGGGGTGTCGATCATGTTCAGCGCGTAGCTGACGCCGTCGAGCTCCCAAGGCATGCGGACGGCCTGGGATTTGATGGTGATGCCGCGTTCGCGCTCAATGTCCATGCGGTCCAGGTACTGGGCCTTCATGTCACGGGACTGGACGACGCCGGTGTACTGGAGCATCCGGTCGGCCAGTGTGGACTTGCCGTGGTCAATGTGCGCAATGATGCAGAAGTTCCGGAGGATGGCCGGATCTGTTGCGGCGGGCACCGGGGCGGTGCGGGCCATGGGAGACACGCAGGGTCCTTACTGTTGGCATTACGGGTGGCTTTTCCACGGATCGGCGCTGGCTCTGGTTTCCCGTCCTGCGACGTGCCGCGTAGCTGAACCTATAGTCTCCCACGTCCGGGCCCGTGGGAGTGCATCCCTGCTCCGTACAGCGGCGCCGATGTTCCGCCTGGATTCTTCGCCGCAGTTGTGCCCGGCGCCGGTACTGGGTGCCGGTAGGGTTTCCCCATGGCTTGGAACTTACGCTCGATCGGCAACGCTGTCCGCAGGACCTTGAGATTCCTGGAGGGCCAGCCCCGCTCCGCGCCGGGCAGCTCCCCGCCGGGAAGAACACCCGCCAGCCAGCCAGCCCCGGGCTCACTGACCGGTACCTACCCCGGAGATTTCCGCGGCACGGCCAAGGTGAGCTACGCCCCGTCTGCCAACGGACGCCCGGAGCCGGGCGAAGTTGTCTGGACCTGGGTGCCGTACGAGGAAGACTATTCGCAGGGCAAGGACCGGCCGGTGCTGCTGGTGGGCAGCAACGGCTCCTACCTGCTGGGGCTTATGCTGACCAGCAAGGACCACGACGGGGACCCTCGCCGGGCCGATGACTACGCCGACATCGGCACCGGCCCCTGGGACCGGCAGCGCCGTCCGAGTGAAGCGAAACTGGACCGTGTCCTGCAGATCAATCCCCGGGATGTCCGGCGCGAGGGCGCGATCCTCGACCGCAAGAGCTTCAACGTCATCGCCGCCGCCCTGAGGACCCGCCAGGGGTGGCGCTGACCGGGCACTCAATCGCCAGCAGACCGGTCTCTCTGCTATTATTGACAGCTGTGTGTCCGTGCAGGTCGACGGCCACAGATGGTTGGTCGCCATAGGTATCCCCACGCCGCTCAGTCAATGGCCAATCTGAAAGCCCTCTAGACCATTTTCCGCATTGAAAAAGAGAGTTCACACGTGGCTAATATTAAGTCCCAGAAGAAGCGCATCCTCACCAACGAGAAGGCCCGCCTGCGCAACAACGCAGTCAAGTCAGAGCTGAAGACGGCCATCCGCGCCGTCAACACCGCCGTTGAGTCAACCGACAAGGATGCGGCCGCTACCGCACTGCTTTCCGCCAGCCGCAAGCTGGACAAGGCTGTCAGCAAGGGCGTTCTCCACAAGAACAACGCCGCAAACCGCAAGTCGGCCATCTCCAAGAAGGTCAACGCGCTCTAAGGTTTCCAGTTCTTTCGAACTGACGATTGTGGCCGGCACCCCAGGGTGCCGGCCACTTCCAGTTAAGCGCTAGAGCGACCGTGCGCAGCACCTGCTGCGTGGGCACCGGTCCCGGTCCTGGCTCAGCGGCGGACGGAGGTAGCGATCACGGTTACGGCGTGTTCGACGGCGTAGACCGGGTCCCGGGACAGGCCCTTCACCTGGGCGTCGGCCTCGGCGGTGACCTGGATGGACCGGACAAGCCCTTCGGGGGTCCAGCGCCGGACCTCCCGCTGTGCCTGCTCGACCAGCCAGGGTTGCATGCCCAGTTGCTTGGCAATCTGCGACGAGGACCCCTGGGCGCCGGCCACCTTGGCGAGGCTCCGGAGCTTCGAGGCCAGCGCGGCCACCAAGGGAACCGGGTCCGCCCCGGTATCGAGGGCGTGGCGCAGGGTGGAGAGGGCCAGCGGCGCATTCCCTGCCATCGCTGCGTCGGCTACCTTGAACGCGGTGGCTTCCACCCGGCCCCCGTAGTACCGGTCCACCATGGCAGAATCCACGCTGGTGGACGCATCGGCGATCAATTGGCTGCAGGCGGCGGCCAGTTCGGCGAGCTGGGCGCCGACGGCGTTGACGAGGGCATGCACGGCATCGGGATCAATGCGGCGGGAAGCTGCCCGAAACTCGGCTGCCACAAACGCGACCTTGTCCGCGTCCTTTTTCAGCGGCTGGCAGTCCACCACCGGCCATCCGCCGGATTTGATGGCGTCCAGGAGCTTCTTCCCGCGCACGCCGCCACTATGGCGCAGGACGAGGACAGCGTCGGGCTCGGGCCGGGCGAGGTATCTGAGACCGTCAGCGAGGAACGCGTCGTTCATGCCCTCCAGTCCTTCCACCTCGATCAGCTTCTGTTCGCCGAAAAGTGACGGACTGACATTCATGGCGAGGGAACCGGGCTCGTAGTTGCCGGCAGTGAGCCGGGTGACTTCGACATCAGGGGCGGCGGCGCGGACCTGCGCCCGGATCCGGTCCATGGCGCGGGAGCCCAGGTAGTCTTCCGGGCCGCCCACCAGCACAACGGCTGCCGGGCTCACATCGCGCCAGGTGGCCGTGTTCGAAGCCGCGGGCCGGGTGCGTGGGGTCTGGGCAGCAGCCACTGAGGTTTCCTCCCGGAAGATTGTGTGCAGACTCTAAGCCTGCCACGGCCGGGGCGGTGCACCAAGCCGGGCCAGCTCCCTTCCCGGGCCGAGTGCCGGCCATCGCCGCGCATCGGTATCCGGTTCAGCAACGCCACCGTTCGCTGATGTGCCGTCAGGGCCAACCCGGCCGTCCGGAAGGGGTGGAAGGCCAGCCACCAGGCGGCGAAGGCCGCGGCCGAGAAGAGCGCCATGGTCGCGGCGCCGTAGGCCCCGTCCGGCCACGGCAGCACCGCGCCGGGCAGGCCCGCGAAGAACCGGGCAATTCCTCCTACCCCGGCGGCGAAGGCGGCGGCGACGCCCAACGGGACAGCGGCGAAGCCCGGAGCCAGCGGAACCAGCGGCACGGCCGCGGTCCCCAGCAGCGTGACCGGGGCAACCAGGGCAGCGGCGGCCATGTTGGCGGGCAGGGCGTAGGAAGTGAACTGGGGCTGGAGCAGAACGATGACCGGCCCGCAGAATGCCTGTGCGGAAAGCGGCACGGCCACTGCAGCGGCGGCCCAACGCGGTACGGCTGCCGGAAACCACTTCATGACCGGTCTGCCTGTGGTCACAATACCCAGGGTCGCCAGCACGGAGAGCAGGAATCCGAAGCTGGCGGCCAGCACCGGTTGGAGCAGGACAAGGCCGGTGACGGCCACGCACAGGAGGCTTAGCCCGCGTCCTGGCCGGCCGCCGGCAAGGGCCGCAAGACCGATGGCGCCCATCACCGCGGCCCGCAGGACACTCGCATCCGGGCCCACCACCAGGACGAACAGGCCCAAGCCAACCAGGCAGAGGACCGAAGCGAGTACCCGGCTCAATCGCAGGCTGCGCGCGGCCAGCAGGAGGGCGCCTAGGATGACGCTGCAGTTGGCGCCGCTCACTGCCGTCAGATGGGTCATGCCGACAGACCTCATCGCCACGTCCAGCTCCTCGTCCAGGAGGGTCGTGTCGCCGGTGACCATTCCCGGCAGGAGTCCCCGGGCGTCGCCGCCGAACTGCCCGGTGGCCGCAGTGAAACGGCTGCGCAGCTCCCCCGGGGCGAGCTGCCAGGTGCCGGGCTCCCCGACCGTCGTGGGGACGGAACTTGCCAGGAGGACTGCCGCTTCGGTCAGGCCCGGTGTGGGCGGAGCAAGTTTACCGGTCGTTCGGATCCGCCGGCCGGGGACGGCGTACTCCCAGCCGGCGCCGCCCAGGACCAGGAGCCTGGCCGGTACGCGTACCCGCTGCGCGTCGAAGGTCATGTCGATCAGCGTGACCGGTACGGCCCATCGGTCCGCCGCCCCGGTATGCCCGGGCGACTTGAGCCGGCGCGGCGTCCCCGTTACCTCCACTTCCGCGGCAACGGCTGTTACCTCGGCTGCGGCGGCAGACACGGCACCCTCGTGCCTGAGGGAAGAATCTGCGGCGGCGTGCCCGCCGGCGGCAGCCGCGAGCAGCAGTGCCACGGCCATCGTCGCGCGGAAGCTTCGCCGGGCCGGCGGGCCCGGCTGCCCACTGCCTGAACCGGCTGCCGCCACGGCCAGGAGCAGCCCGGACCCCGTCACGAAGCTCATGCAGAGCGCCGCCAGGACCGCCGGGGGCAGCTGCTGCGCCGCGGCCGCCGTCGCCCAGACCATTGCCGCCATCGGAACCAGGCGCACATCGGTCCTGCGCCATAAGTCCTCCCGCGCCGGCGCGGGCCCGCCCGGGGCTTCCCATGACGCACACCAGGTGCGGAGCCTCGGGCCAAGCATCCGGAGCCGGCCGGACCACTCCGGTGGCGGCGGCCCCTTCGCCTCCCGCGGCTGCTGGTTTGCGGCGGGCCGGCGGGCCGCGGCGTCCACGTACCGCTGCCAGCGGCTGCCGTGGTCCATGTCCGCCCCTCAGACCCTCACCAGAGGCAGCAAGGCTGCG
This genomic window from Arthrobacter sp. EM1 contains:
- a CDS encoding ComEC/Rec2 family competence protein, with the protein product MDHGSRWQRYVDAAARRPAANQQPREAKGPPPPEWSGRLRMLGPRLRTWCASWEAPGGPAPAREDLWRRTDVRLVPMAAMVWATAAAAQQLPPAVLAALCMSFVTGSGLLLAVAAAGSGSGQPGPPARRSFRATMAVALLLAAAAGGHAAADSSLRHEGAVSAAAAEVTAVAAEVEVTGTPRRLKSPGHTGAADRWAVPVTLIDMTFDAQRVRVPARLLVLGGAGWEYAVPGRRIRTTGKLAPPTPGLTEAAVLLASSVPTTVGEPGTWQLAPGELRSRFTAATGQFGGDARGLLPGMVTGDTTLLDEELDVAMRSVGMTHLTAVSGANCSVILGALLLAARSLRLSRVLASVLCLVGLGLFVLVVGPDASVLRAAVMGAIGLAALAGGRPGRGLSLLCVAVTGLVLLQPVLAASFGFLLSVLATLGIVTTGRPVMKWFPAAVPRWAAAAVAVPLSAQAFCGPVIVLLQPQFTSYALPANMAAAALVAPVTLLGTAAVPLVPLAPGFAAVPLGVAAAFAAGVGGIARFFAGLPGAVLPWPDGAYGAATMALFSAAAFAAWWLAFHPFRTAGLALTAHQRTVALLNRIPMRGDGRHSAREGSWPGLVHRPGRGRLRVCTQSSGRKPQWLLPRPHAPGPRLRTRPPGAM